Part of the Moorella sp. E308F genome, TTCCAGTAAATATACGGCCTGTTGTTCTTCTAGCAGCAGGGCCATGACCAGGGGCTGGACAATATCGCAGTTCTGCACCTTGCGGACAAAAGTACCTTCACCGGGTTTTACCTCCAGCACGCCCATAGTAGTCAGGGCGCGAATGGCCTCCCGGACAGATGCCCGGCTAACGCCCAGTTTCTCCGACAGCTCCCGTTCCGAGTAAAAGCGTTCCCCAGGCATCAGCTTGCCTTCACTGAGGGATTTTTTTACCTGCTCGACGATTTCTTCATAAATCTTTTTCGTTTTGATAGGCTGCAGATCCATCGGCCTTACCTCGAGGTTCTTTTTAGATTATTATTGCATTATTTCGGGCCGATGGCAATCGGTTATTTTCCCCGAACATCTGCGCCGGGCTCTGGAAGCGCTCCTGGATATTGGCCGACATATTATAGCTAAAAAAGGATTGGGACGGCCGGAAGATTATAAAAGCATCATTATCTTGTTGGGAAAAAAACGGTGTGATCCTCATGGGATTTATGCTAAAGTTCCAAGGCATGGCTGCCTATCGTAATCGCCTGGTGCACGGTTATGCCGATATTACTGCTGAAGAAATCTATAATCTCCTTGAAAGATAAGCTGGGTGATTTTGCGGAATTTGTGAACCACATACTTGACTACCTGAACAAAGATAACGTAGTTCAGAAAGGTGGGATCGATGATGACGCCAAAGATTGCTTCCGAACTCCATCCCCAGGCAATTAATTGGGAAACTTACAAAGAAGTATTCCCTGAGAAAATGTAGTTAATTGGAGGCTTCCTTTGTGGCGGTCCCTCAGATCATGATGCCAGGGAGAAACTTTTATGGGCACTCTTGATTAATGTTGGCCTGGAGCGAGTGGTAAAGCTGGCGCCAAAGGAAAAATGGGAAGCAGTCCTACGGGAGATGACCCGTCATGCCTGGTAGCATTGCCGCCCGGCTGGCGTCGGCTGTCATAGTCTGCCTGACCGCCGCTTTACAAGGAATCCCACTCTCATCTTGGCGAAGTCAATCTATCGTTACCCCTGGGCAGGTGCTTAATCACCTATTATCTCATACACCAGCGGCTGGGGGACCGGCGGCTCTGGTGCCAGGGTATAGGCCGCCAGGAATCTCTCCCGGGCCGCCTCCAGGTTCAACCGGTCGTTGACGTGGAAGACAGCCAGGAGCTCGCCGGCGCTAACATAATCTCCCCGGCGTTTTTTGAGCTCAATACCAACAGCCAGGTCTATAGGGCTTTCCTTGGTGACCCGCCCGGCTCCCAGGAGCATGGCCGCCTCGCCCACCAGGCGGGCCTGGACGGCGCTGATGTAACCGCCGGCCGGGGAGGATATAGTTACCTGTTCCCCGGCTTGCGGCAGGAGTTGCGGATTGTCTACCACCTCCGGGTCGCCGCCCTGGGCGACGATAAACTGCCGGAATTTGGCCAGCGCACCACCGGCGTTTAGGAGATCTTCCAGACGCCGGCGGGCCTCGCCTTCGCTGCCGGCCGCACCGGCAAGCAAAAGCATCTGGCTGCCCAGGGTAAGGCAGACCTCCCGCAGTTCTTTTGGCCCGCCGTCGTGGAGGACCGCTAAAGCCTCCTTTACCTCCAGGGCGTTGCCCACCATCATTCCCAGAGGTTCGTCCATATTGGTAATAACCGCCACCGTACGCCGGCCCACCTCCCGACCCAGGGCCACCATGGTCCGGGCCAGTTCTCGGGCCGAAGCCAGGTCGGGCATAAAGGCCCCGCTGCCAACCTTAACATCGAGAACTATGGCATCGGCACCAGCGGCGATTTTTTTGCTCATGACGCTGCTGGCGATGAGGGGGATGCTTTCCACCGTGGCCGTAACATCCCGCAGGGCATAGAGCTTGCCGTCAGCCGGCACCAGGTTACCTGTCTGGGCGGTGATGGCCAGCCCGATTTCCTTCACCTGCCGGACCATATCCTCCCTGGATAGCTGCACTCGGAAGCCGGGAATGGCCTCCAGCTTGTCAATGGTGCCGCCGGTGTGGCCCAGGCCGCGGCCGGACATCTTGACCACCGGTACCCCGGCTGCCGCTACCAATGGCGCCAGGACCAGGGTTGTGGTATCGGCTACGCCGCCGGTGCTGTGCTTGTCGACCTTGACACCGGGGATGGAACTCCAATCAATTCTCTCCCCCGAGGCTACCATGGCCCGGGTCAGGGCGGCCGTCTCATCCTGGTTCAGGCCGCGGAAGTAGACAGCCATAAGAAAGGCCGCTATCTGGTAATCGGGAATCGTACCGGCCGTATAACCCTGAATCATGGCCTCAATTTCTGCCGGTGTCAGGGCCTGGCCCTCCCGCTTGCGGCGGATTAAGTCAAGCATCTGCATAATTATATAAACCTCCCGCAAACAATCGATTTTTTCTCACCCGCCGGCAACAAAAAAGCCCCTCAAAAACTGCTGGCGGCCCGCCAGGTGGAAATACAAGGAAATACTCTTGCAAGCATTATACCTCGCCGGTTTATCCGGGGCAAGAGTAGCTCCTCATCTAAAACTAAAGGTCATATCCCCAGGTATAACCTGGAAGATATGACCTTTTTGTTATCCATTATGGTCCCACCCAAGATTAAATGCCTTTTTGTTAACCTCCAAAAACCGAGCCGGCACCGAAGCGGCCAGGGCTTCTTCCCAGGCCTCCCGGCCGATGGGCAGCTGCCTGGCCAGGGCGCCCATGAGGACCATATTGACGGCCTTCACGTTCCCGGCCTGGCGGGCCAGCTCCAGGGCGTCGATGACCAGCATGTTTTTAACCAGCTTTTCCATCTCAGCCACCAACCCGGCCGGGTAAGCCGCCGCTCCAGTAAGGACGGGTAAAGGCGGGAGTTCTTGATTATTCACGATGAGCTGCCCCCCGTCCTTCAGGTAGTAGAGCCAGCGCCGGGCCTCCAGCTTTTCAAAGGCCACCAGGAAGTCAGCCGTACCGGGAGCCATCACGGGAGAATATACCCGGGGACCGAAACGGACCTGGGTCACTACGCTGCCGCCCCTCTGGGCCATACCGTGGATGTCGGAAACCTTGACCTCGCCCCCCAAGGAAACCGCCGCCCGGGACAGGACGCGGCCGGCAAGGATCGTCCCCTGGCCGCCGACGCCGACCAGCAGTACATTAACCACGCCATTATTCATTACCTTCACCTGCTTTCCTTATAGCCTCTGCCGGGCAAACCTGAGTGCAGAGGCCACAGCCGTTGCACTGGATCGGGTCAATGACGGCCTGCTCCCCGTTGAAGGATAGGGCCGGGCAGCCCAGTTCCAGGCAGTAACGGCAGCCCAGGCAGTTTTCCTTATCTACTATATAAACTGCTTCTTTCTCTTTATGCAAAAGGGCGCAGGGACGGCGGGCAATAATTACCGAAGGTCCGGCTGCCGCCGTTTCTTCGCGGATAGCCCTTTCAACCGCCTCCAGATCGTAGCTATCGACCACCTGCACCCGCTGCACCCCCAGGGCCCGGGCGATTTGCTCCAGATCGGCCTTGGGAGCCTGCCGGTGGGCGGCGGTATAACCGGTACCGGGGTGATCCTGGTGCCCCGTCATGGCCGTGGTGCCATTGTCTAAAATAATCAAGGTGCCGTTGCTGCCGTTATAAACCATGTCCAGGAGGCCGGTCATACCTGAGTGCAGGAAGGTGGAATCGCCGATAACCCCTACCACCCGGCGGGCAAACTCCGGACCCCTGGCCTTCTCCATGCCCATGGCCACACCCAGGCTGGCCCCCATGCAGATACAGGTATCCATGGCCTGCAGGGGCGGCGTCGCCCCCAGGGTGTAGCAGCCGATGTCGCCAGCTACCACCAGCCCGAGTTTCTTCAGGACGTAAAAGACGCCGCGGTGGGGACAGCCGGGGCACATGAGGGGCGGGCGGCCGGGAAGTTCTGCAGCTGCCTTCGCCGCCGCTTCCGGGGCTCTTGCTGGCTGGGCCAGTGCCGGCGAAACCAGTTCCGGGGCCAGGGCTGCTACCCGAGAACCCACGGTGTGGGCGACGATAGCGCTGCTCAATTCATCTACCCTTGGCACCAGTTCCTTGCCAGCTACGGGCAGGCCCCAGGCGCGGATTTGATCTTCAAGGAAGGGTTCCAGCTCTTCCACCACATAACAGGTCTCAACAGCATTGACAAAATCGCGGATCAACTTCTCCGGCAGGGGATAAGTCAACCCCAGCTTCAGTACCGAAACCCCGGGCAGGGCTTCCTTAACGTACTGGTAGGCAATACCGCTACTAATAACACCCACGCGCCGGTCGGCCCATTCCACCCGGTTCAGGGGTGTAGTCTCCGCATAGGCCGCCAGTTTGAGACGCCTTTCTTCCACCACCAGGTGGCGTGCCCTGCCGTAGGCCGGCAGCATGACATATTTGGAAGGTTGCTTTAGATAATCTTTCAGGGGCACTTCCCGGCGTTCGCCCAGCTCCACCAGGCTGTAAGAATGGGCAATACGGGTGGTCAGACGTAAAATTACCGGGGTATCAAATTCTTCACTTAAGCTAAAAGCGAGCATAGTCATATCCTTAACTTCCTGGCTGTCGGCCGGCTCCAGGCAGGGTATCTGGGCTATACGGGCGTAAAAACGGTTGTCCTGCTCGTTCTGGGAGCTAAAAAGGCCGGGGTCATCGGCCGACACCAGCACCAGACCGGCATTGACACCGGTATAGGCCAGGGTCATCAGCGGATCGGCGGCGACGTTAACGCCAACGTGCTTCATGGCCGCCAGGGCCCTGGCACCCCCGATGGCCGCGCCAATGGCGACCTCCAGGGCTACTTTCTCGTTCGGGGACCACTCTGCATATACTTCCGGGTACCCGGCCAGGGCTTCGATTATTTCCGTGCTCGGTGTCCCCGGGTAAGCAGCGGCTACCCGCAGCCCTGCTTCCCAGGCGCCCCTGGCCAGGGCATGATTACCAATCAATAATTCCCGCACACTTTCACCTCTCCCACCTTCAGGCCCATTGTGAGTAATGCGGGCCGCAATACTTTTATTCTAACTTAATAACCGCCCTGAGTCACTACCCGGCCTTAAAAGAAACCCCGGGACGTGACCAGAATAAAATAAAAACCCGTTTCTACGGGTTTTCTAGCTAACGGTTCCCTGGCCGGTGCTTGATATTTATTTATTTCGACCGCAAGTCAATCACCCGCCGGGCCTTGCCTTCGCTGCGGGGAATGCTGTGGGGCTCCACCAGGCGCACCCGCGCCTTTAGCTGTAGTACTGTATGCAGGCGCTCGGCAACTTTTTCTTCCAGTTCCTCCAGCTGCCGATAGCGATCGCTGAAAAACTCCGGGTCTACTTCTACCTGAATTTCCAGCTCATCCAGGTAATTGCGCCGACTGACTATAAGCTGGTAGTGGGGAGCTACTCCTTCAATTTCCATGAGGACGCTCTCCACCTGGGAGGGAAAGACGTTGACCCCCCGGATAATGAGCATATCATCGGTGCGGCCGGTAATTTTGGCCAGGCGCGCCGTGGTACGACCGCAGCGGCAGGGTTCAAAATTTAAACAAGATATATCCCGGGTGCGGTAACGCAGCACCGGCAGGGCTTCCTTGGTCAGGGTAGTAATAACCACCTCGCCCTTGACTCCCGGCGGACAGGGTTCCCCGGTAACCGGGTCAAGGATCTCCACCAGGAAGTGGTCTTCGGCCACGTGCTGGCCGTCCTGGTACTCGCACTCGCCGGAGACGCCCGGTCCCATGACTTCCGACAGGCCGTAGTTATCTGTGGCCAGCATCCCCCAGCGCCGCTCGATTTCTTTGAGCATTTCCCGGCTGGAGGCCTCGCCGCCAAACAGGCCCAGCCGCACGGGGAGTTCCCGCGGGTCCACACCTTCTTCTTCCGCCACCTCAGCCAGGTGCAGGACATAGGACGGCGTGCCCACCAGGACGGTGGTACCAAAGTCCCGCATTAACATAATATGCCGTTTGGAGTTGCCGGCTGAAGCCGGTACCACCGTGGCTCCTACCCGTTCCAGGCCGTAGTGCAGGCCAAAACCGCCGGTGAAAAGGCCGTAGCCGAACACAACCTGAACGACATCGTCAGCAGTGACGCCGGCGAGAGTCACCATCCGCGCCACCAGGTCCGTCCAGATTTCCAGGTCGCGGCGGGTATAGCCCACTACAATGGGCTTCCCGGTGGTGCCGGAAGAAGCATGGAGGCGGACCACTTCCCTCAGGGGCACAGCAAAGAGGCCATAGGGATAATTCTGGCGAAAATCCTCCTTGGTAGTCATAGGCAGCAGGCGGACATCCGCCAGGGTGCGGATATCCGATGGCCGGATACCTTTAGCATCCATAGCCTGGCGGTAAAAAGGCACCCGCTCGTAGACCCTGGCTACCGTTTCCTGGAGCCGGGCCAACTGCAAAGCCTCCATCTCCGCCCGAGAACGACACTCATTTGCCAAATCCCAGATCATCAGACACCAGTCCTTTAGTTGTTACTGTACTCACCCTGCCGGGGCCGAAAACCCTGGCTAAATGCTCCCGGGAAAAGGTCGGGGTCACAAGGCTCACCACGGGTACCACACCCAGGGGAATAAGCATCGCCAGGGAGCCAATGGTGGGGATGATGCCGCCGTCAAGGTGGTAATAAAAAGCTAACCCTAGTGATATAATAAGTCCGCTCAAAAGTCCCGCCCAGGCTCCGGCTTTAGTGGTACGGGGCCAGTACAGGCCGTACAGGTAGGGTGCCAGAAAGGCGCCGGACACCGTACCCCAGGACAGGGACATGAGGACCAGGATAATAGTGGGTTTTAAGGCAATGTATACCGACAACCCGATAAAAAAGACGCACAAAAAACGCAGCAGGGCCATGACAGCGCGCCGGGGAACTTGGGGCGCCGCCCCCTGGACCAGGTCAATGGCCACGGCCGAACTGGAGACCAGCACGAGCGACGCCAGGGTAGACATGGAAGCCGCCAGCACCAGCATGAGCAGGAGCAACCCCACCCAGGCCGGCAAGTACTGGTCGATAATCTGGGGCATAATCAGGTCCGGGTTGGGCTGGCCATTAAGGAGCGGCATCTGGTTGTTAAAGAAAAGGCGGCCGAAGGCGCCGGTAAAGTAGGCGCCGGTGGCGATGATCAGGGCAAAAAAGGTCGAGACCACCGTCGCCGCCCGGATGGAACGTTCATCCTTTATGGCATAAAACTTCTGCACCATCTGGGGCAGGCCCCAGGGGCCAAGGCTGGTAAGGACTACCAGGGATAAAAGGGCAAACCAGTTGGGGCCCAGCGGGGAAACCAGACTGGGATTTATGGCTGCCAGGCGGCTGATGCCGGTGACCAGGCCACCCACCGGCGGCGCGATAATGACATAATATATAAGGATAAAGACGCCGGCAATCATAATCAAGCCCTGGATGAAATCAGTCAGGGTGACGGCGATATAACCACCCAGGACCAGGTAGACGGCCGTCAGGGCGGCCATAATGATGAGGGCGCTGGCAAAGTCAATCTGGAAGACCTGTTCAAAGAGGTAACTCAAACCCATATATACTGAGGCGGAATAGGGAACAAGGAAAATAAATATTAACAGCCCCCCTACCGTCCGCAGGGCCGGGCTCTCATAACGCGCTGCCAGGAACTCGGGCATGGTCATCGCATTCAGGCGCACCGTCATTTCCCGGGTCGGCCGCGCCAGGACCTTCCAGGCCAGGAAACTGCCGATAAAGGCGTTGCCGATGACGATCCATAAATCGGAGAGGCCGAAACCCCAGCCTACCTTACCGGCGTAGCCAATAAAAATAACGGCGGAGAAGTAGGTCGTCCCGTAGGCAAAGGCCGATATCCAGGGGCCCACGGTCCGGTTGCCCAGGAAAAATCCGCCGACATCCCGCGATTTCTTCAAGCTGTAAAAGCCGATAACGATAAGTGCTGCAAAATATAAGCCCAAAATAAAAAACTTCATCCTGCCTTCCTCCCGTCCTGCCTTGAAGTCTAATGGTTTTTTTATTCCACACCAAAGGACAGAATCCTGCCGGCCAGTTAAGTTTCTTGTGCTTTTACGCAGAAGGCATACGCCATCATTGATTACCATCCTGCATTGGCTTTTAGCATCTCAATTTCAATATGCTGGCGACCAAATTCTCCTGCTAAAACATTTAAACGCCTCTCCATTTTTTGATGTTGAGTTGTATTTTCGGCACGCAGGTTTGCTATCTCTTCTTTTACCGCCGCCATCTCCGTTTTCAACTCGACTACATCTGCTTTTACGGCTGCCATCTCCGTTTTCAACTCGGCTACATCTGCTTTTACGGCTGCCATCTCCGCCTTTAACTCGGCTACATCTGCCTTGAGCGATACTATTTCACCCTGAACTGCGCCCACTTCCTGTCTCAAATCTCTGACGGCATTAGCGGCCCATTGCATTTTTTCATTAAGACAATCAACGCCTTTCTCCAGCGCTGACAAGCGCCTTTCAAAGGCCTCTTCAAAAGCCTTTTGTCCTTCCATGCTGGCTTTAACCATCGCCTGGATATTTTCCAGCATCAAAAGGACTTTTTGTTCCTCCACCTTTTACCCCTCCCATAAAATCTTATCATGGCAGCTAAAGCCAGGCAAGAAAAAATGCACCCTGTCCTGGGTGCGAAGATATTATTTGCTTAATGCTGCCCGTACCTCCCGGGGACCTGGTAGTTCGAGGAGCCTCCGCACCAGTTCCCGGGCCTCGTGGTAAGCAATCTTATTTACAGCCTCTTTCATTGGTGGTATAAAAACAGGGCTCATGCTTATTTCATCCAGTCCAAGGCCAACAAGCAGGGGGGCGGCCTGAATTTCACTTGCCAGTTCACCGCACAAACCCACCCATTTGCCGTAACGGTGGGCCGCCTTAACGGTGACATCTATCAACCGCAGCACGGCAGGGTGACAGGCATCATACATCCCGGCCACCCTTTCATTACCCCGGTCTACCGCCAGGGTATACTGGGCAAGGTCGTTGGTGCCAATGCTAAAAAAGTCTACTTCCCGGGCCAGGACGTCCGCCATCAGGGCGGCTGCAGGAACCTCGATCATAATGCCTGTTTCTACGTGGCTAACGGTCAACCCGTTGGCCTCCAGTTCCATCCGGGCTTCTGCCATAATCTTTTTAGCCTGTCGTATCTCCTCCAGGGTGGTCACCATGGGGAACATAATCTTCAGGTTGCCGTAACTGGCAGCCCGGAGGAGGGCCTTCAACTGGGTCTTGAAAAGTTCTTGCCGGGTCAGACAAAGCCGCAACCCCCTTAAGCCCAGGAAGGGATTTTCTTCGTGGCCGGGGTTAAGATAGGGCAAGGGCTTATCGCCGCCAACATCCAGGGTGCGGACCACCACCGGTTTCCCCTGGAAGGCGGCCACTACCTCTTTGTATGCTTGCAATTGTTCTTCTTCTCCAGGCGGTTCCTCCCGGTTCATAAAGAGAAATTCGGTACGAAATAATCCCACGCCCCCGGCACCATGCTCCAGGGCGATTTTTACTTCCGCAGCGTTCCTGATATTAGCCGCCACTTCAATGTGCCGGCCATCCCTCGTCCTGGCCGGCCCGGCATATTTGCTATCGCGCCGGCCTGCTTCCAGTACCGCCTTTTTCTTTTTATATTCCTCTAAAAGCTCGCTGCCGGGGTTTAAGTAAACCACCCCGGCACTACCGTCGATAATGGCCAGTTCACCGTCTCTGACCCGGTTCATTAGCCCCTGAACACCCAGGACGGCAGGTATCCCCAGGGCCCTGGCCACAATTGCCGTATGACTGGTAGGCCCTCCTATCTCCGTGGCAATCCCGGCTACAGTATTCCGGGTAAAATTAGCCGTAAGGGAAGGAGTAAGTTCCCTGGCTACGACGATTGAACCTGCTTTCAGCTCCAGGGCCCGGCGTGACCCCACCGCAAGATTGTCCAGAAGCCTGGCGGCCACATCCCTGATGTCCGCAGCCCTTTCCCGGAACAGGTCGTCGTCCAGGACGGCAAAGCTGCTGGCTATGGCTTCGGCTATTTCCTCTACCGCCCGGGCGGCCTTTTTTTTCTCAACCTTAATTTTTTCCTTTACGCTGGCAATAAAAGTGGGATCGGTAAGCATCAGGATATGGGCGTTGAAAATGCCGGCCTCTGCCTCACCGATTTCTTGCCTTGTTCTGGCCGCCAGCTCTTCCAGGTCTCTTTTGGCCCGGCCAATGGCTTCTTCCAGCCGCGCCAGCTCGGCCTGGATTTCCTCCGGCCCATGTAAAAGCTGGCTATTGTCAGTTTCTTCTTCCCTGGATTTCAGTTCTATCAGATACACCGGCCCAATACCTATTCCCGGCGCAGCGGCAATTCCTTTCAACATACGGCCATCTCCTTTTAAGCATTAAGCAGTTACCCCGCTAGCTTGCTTCGCCCAGGCCTGCCTGCACCAGTTCCACCAGGGTAACCAGAGCCTGGTCGGCATCTTCCCCTTCGGCGCGGATAACCAGTTCGGTACCACATTTGGCTCCCAGTCCCATAACCGCTAGGATGCTTTTACCGTTTGCCTCTTTACCGTCACGCTGCAAGATAATGTCTGCTGTAAAGCCATTCGCCGCTTGGACGAATATTGCTGCCGGTCTGGCGTGTAAGCCGGAAGGATTCTTAAGGATAACCCTTGCCTCTGGCATAAAGTCATCTCCCTGTTCACGGCTTTTAATATCTCCCCAGTTCCGCCGCCGTCCGGTACATAGCCACAATGCTTTCCGGAGCTACATCCGGCCCGATATGGTTGGCGGGCGCCAGGATATAGCCGCCGCCGGGAGCCAGCTCCTGCAAGCGCTTTTTAACCTCTTCCACCGCTGCCTCCGGGCCGGAAGGCAGGGCCTGCTGGATGTCAATGCCGCCTATAAAAGCAATATCCTTACCAAATTCCTGCTTAACGGCCGCCAGGTCCATGCCTACACCCGGTTGTAAGGGGTGCAACAGTTCAATGCCGGCTTCAATATAGCTGGGTATGAAGGGAGTAATAAACCCGTCGCTGTGGGCCAGGACATAAGTACCGGGCGACTTGCTTTTTACTAAATCCACCAGCTTCATGTACCAGGGCTGGAAGTATTTTTTAAACAGGTCCGGGGAAATAATCGGGCCGGCCTGGGAGCCGTAATCGTCACCAGGCAGTTCCAGGATATCAATATATCCCCCTACTTCATCCAGGTATACTTCCATTAAACCATAAATCGTATTGCCGATGTGATCAACCAGGCACCGGGCCAGGGCTTCATCCAGCAACATGTCAACCATGAACTGTTCGGTGCCGCGTAATTGCCCTGCTTGCTCGAGGAAGCCATAAGAACAAACCGAACGAGCCACTACCGCCAAACCGGCCTCCTGATAGGCCCGCGCCCGTTTCCCGGTCCCGGGAGCAGGCCGGTAATCGCGGGGATCAGGCCAGGGATAGTTTTCAATGTCTTTAATTGTAGCTCCGGCCAGGGTCGGCTGGGCATGGGAAAACCCGTTTACCTTTTCTAAAGTAAGCCCCCAGCCGTTCACGGCTCTAGTACCATTCAGGCGTACCAGATCAGGTGTTGGTTGATAAACATAACGAAAATCTATCCCCAGGGCGGCCTGTACCCTTTCGTCCAGGTAGTTACCTGTCTTAAACCCATCCTGGCGAAACGGCGGCCAGTCACTGGGTAAATCTAGATATTCAAGGAGCCTACGGTAAGCGTGATCATGGATATTGTAAGCGCTACCGCCCAAAGCCAGAGGTACCCGGTCTGGTTCTTCGTGTTTTAAGGCTTTAATAACCCTTTCCCTGCTGTTCATACAGCTGCACTCCCCATATCTTCCGGCTTCATGGTAGAGATCCCTTCGCGGCTCCAGTCCTGAACCCGGTCAACTAAACTCGCCAATGTTGCCCCTTTGCGATGGATAAATAATTCCAGCAACATCGGCAGGTTAACACCAGTTACCACGGCCCTGTTGCTCGAAGTAACCATCTCCAGGGCTATATTAGCCGGGCTACCCCCTGCGACATCCACCAGGAGTAAAACTCCGTCACCTTGATCCAGCGCCGTAGCCAGTTCCCGGGCCTTTTCACGAAAGGCATCAATCTGGTCGCCTGGATTTAAGGCCAGGGCCCGGACCTGTTCCTGGGGACCTAAAAGCATTGTTACTACATCCAGTACAGCCTCGCCGAGTTTCCCATGAGTCAATAATAATATGCCAACCAAAACATAATCCTCCCAGTTGAAGTCGGATTGATGGGGCCTGGAGTTTGCCTCCAAGCCCCAGGTAAGATAAGTTAAAAGATTTTCAGTAAAGAACCAACGAAACCTACCACGATGGTAAAGCCAAGCAACTTCATAATCGACCAGTTGCGAAATTGATGCAGGTACCACACCAGCCCTACCCATAAAAGGGGTAAAAACTTGGGCATCATGCCGTCTAGGATGGATTGCAGGGTAGTCGCCTTTTGCTGTAAAGTCCACTGGATAGGAGTGGAAAGGGAAACAAAGGTGGCACTTAAAGCTCCTACTACAACGAGGCCTAAAATATTAAGGCTCCGGGTCACCCGCTCAATAGTCTGGGGAGTCAGAAATTCCGAATCTAAGACATTTACTCCCAGGCGATAACCGAGATTGACTCCGGTGGACATCATATACCAGGTCAGAGCAATCCAGGCGATGGTATAGATTACGGGTCCCAGGATATTGCCCTGTAAGGCCATGCTCATGGCAAAACTTAACAGAATGGCATTGACGGCGCTGGCCCAAAGGGAATCTCCGATAGCGGCGAAAGGCCCCATAAGACCACTCTTAATGGCATTAATAGTATCATCGGCTATTTCCTCGCCAGTAGCCTTCTGGCGTTCGATGGCTGCTATGGCGCCAATAATAGGACTGCCGATGGTCATCTCGGTATTGAAGAATACCATGTGTCTTTTCAGCGCCGCACCTAGTTCCTCTCTACCTGGATAAAGCTTTTTTAGAACGGGCAGCAGGCTCCACGCAAAGGCAATATGCTGCATGCGTTCCCAGTTCCAGGCTGAAGTATTGAAGAAAAGCCAGCGTAACGTAACTGCGCGGAGGTCCTTCTTCGTAATTTCAGGTACAGCTTTGGCCGGTTGTTCCTGCATTTTTATGCCTCCCTCTGGCTGGTTTCGCTGGTATAAATCAAATTAATCAGGGCCAGCGCCACCCCTGCTACTGATACAGGTAAAATAGGCAGTTCCAAAGCAGCCACGGCCAGGAAACCCAGGAGGAAAAAGGCCATATACCGGTTGTCTTTATTTAACATTTTGAGCAGGACGGCCATACCTAGGGCAGGAAGCATACCACCGATAACGGTTAAGGCTTTAGTTAGCCAGTCCGGAATGTAGGCTACCAGGTTATTGGCAATTGGTGCCCCGTAGTAAATAACCAGGAAGGCCGGTACAAAGCGCAGGATAAAAGCCAAAATCTGAGGGGCACCCATTAACATAAAAGTAAGGCCGGGAATATTAGCCTTTTCAGCATACCGATCGGCAGCGTGGGCGAAAAACACCCCCACCGTGGCAAAGAACTGCCAGGTAAAGGTACCTACCAGCCCCAGGGGTACAGCCAGGGT contains:
- a CDS encoding HepT-like ribonuclease domain-containing protein, which gives rise to MIGCRSIGLTSRFFLDYYCIISGRWQSVIFPEHLRRALEALLDIGRHIIAKKGLGRPEDYKSIIILLGKKRCDPHGIYAKVPRHGCLS
- a CDS encoding HepT-like ribonuclease domain-containing protein; amino-acid sequence: MILMGFMLKFQGMAAYRNRLVHGYADITAEEIYNLLER
- a CDS encoding pyrimidine-nucleoside phosphorylase → MQMLDLIRRKREGQALTPAEIEAMIQGYTAGTIPDYQIAAFLMAVYFRGLNQDETAALTRAMVASGERIDWSSIPGVKVDKHSTGGVADTTTLVLAPLVAAAGVPVVKMSGRGLGHTGGTIDKLEAIPGFRVQLSREDMVRQVKEIGLAITAQTGNLVPADGKLYALRDVTATVESIPLIASSVMSKKIAAGADAIVLDVKVGSGAFMPDLASARELARTMVALGREVGRRTVAVITNMDEPLGMMVGNALEVKEALAVLHDGGPKELREVCLTLGSQMLLLAGAAGSEGEARRRLEDLLNAGGALAKFRQFIVAQGGDPEVVDNPQLLPQAGEQVTISSPAGGYISAVQARLVGEAAMLLGAGRVTKESPIDLAVGIELKKRRGDYVSAGELLAVFHVNDRLNLEAARERFLAAYTLAPEPPVPQPLVYEIIGD
- a CDS encoding indolepyruvate oxidoreductase subunit beta, which gives rise to MNNGVVNVLLVGVGGQGTILAGRVLSRAAVSLGGEVKVSDIHGMAQRGGSVVTQVRFGPRVYSPVMAPGTADFLVAFEKLEARRWLYYLKDGGQLIVNNQELPPLPVLTGAAAYPAGLVAEMEKLVKNMLVIDALELARQAGNVKAVNMVLMGALARQLPIGREAWEEALAASVPARFLEVNKKAFNLGWDHNG
- the iorA gene encoding indolepyruvate ferredoxin oxidoreductase subunit alpha; this translates as MRELLIGNHALARGAWEAGLRVAAAYPGTPSTEIIEALAGYPEVYAEWSPNEKVALEVAIGAAIGGARALAAMKHVGVNVAADPLMTLAYTGVNAGLVLVSADDPGLFSSQNEQDNRFYARIAQIPCLEPADSQEVKDMTMLAFSLSEEFDTPVILRLTTRIAHSYSLVELGERREVPLKDYLKQPSKYVMLPAYGRARHLVVEERRLKLAAYAETTPLNRVEWADRRVGVISSGIAYQYVKEALPGVSVLKLGLTYPLPEKLIRDFVNAVETCYVVEELEPFLEDQIRAWGLPVAGKELVPRVDELSSAIVAHTVGSRVAALAPELVSPALAQPARAPEAAAKAAAELPGRPPLMCPGCPHRGVFYVLKKLGLVVAGDIGCYTLGATPPLQAMDTCICMGASLGVAMGMEKARGPEFARRVVGVIGDSTFLHSGMTGLLDMVYNGSNGTLIILDNGTTAMTGHQDHPGTGYTAAHRQAPKADLEQIARALGVQRVQVVDSYDLEAVERAIREETAAAGPSVIIARRPCALLHKEKEAVYIVDKENCLGCRYCLELGCPALSFNGEQAVIDPIQCNGCGLCTQVCPAEAIRKAGEGNE
- a CDS encoding phenylacetate--CoA ligase family protein, which encodes MIWDLANECRSRAEMEALQLARLQETVARVYERVPFYRQAMDAKGIRPSDIRTLADVRLLPMTTKEDFRQNYPYGLFAVPLREVVRLHASSGTTGKPIVVGYTRRDLEIWTDLVARMVTLAGVTADDVVQVVFGYGLFTGGFGLHYGLERVGATVVPASAGNSKRHIMLMRDFGTTVLVGTPSYVLHLAEVAEEEGVDPRELPVRLGLFGGEASSREMLKEIERRWGMLATDNYGLSEVMGPGVSGECEYQDGQHVAEDHFLVEILDPVTGEPCPPGVKGEVVITTLTKEALPVLRYRTRDISCLNFEPCRCGRTTARLAKITGRTDDMLIIRGVNVFPSQVESVLMEIEGVAPHYQLIVSRRNYLDELEIQVEVDPEFFSDRYRQLEELEEKVAERLHTVLQLKARVRLVEPHSIPRSEGKARRVIDLRSK